The Leptospira bourretii region GTGTCTGACGTTCAAGGTTACGGACAACAAAAAGGGAAAACAGAAGTTTTTCGTGGTCACGAATATACTGTAAACTTACTTAGAAAAGTTCGTTTAGAAATCGCGGTTAATGATGAATTCGTAAAACCAACTGTTGATGCAATTTTGAAAGCAGCAAAAAGTGGGGATGGAAAAATCGGTGACGGAAAGATTTTTATCTCTCCTCTCGAAGAAGTCATTCGAATCAGAACTGGCGAAAAAGGAAAAAGCGCCATTTAAAAACTTCCTTTCCTCAAAGGAAAAATCGGAAAACGTGTGGGGAAAAATCCCTACACGTTTTTTCTTTTTTATCGTAGTGTCAAAATCAAATGATTGTGATCATTTTTTAAATTTAATTCAAAATCTCGGAACTTTACTCGAATGCCACCTCTGCGGTAGTGGTTTTCTTTTCTCTGGAATGGGACGGGTTTTCCATTCATTTCGACTGATTCCATACTCGCATTTTCTGATTCTACATGGTAAATGATTTTTAAATCTTTTTCTAAAAATCGAACATCCCATTCAAACCCATCTAAACCTTTTGGAAGGATAGGATCTATTTCTAGGGCGTCGAAAAAAACACGAATCCCAAACAAACATTCATATACTAGTTTGATATAAATTCCTGGACCGCTAGAATAAACACGCCATCCGCCTTCCAAAGGGATTTTGCCCGCTAACAAATCTTTATACTTTTCTTTTGCTTCATACCGATCAAAAAACAAACCATCGGAGCTCGAATAATAACAGTTTGATTGTCTATGGTTACTTGTTGGAACTTTCTTTTGGATTCCAATGGGGTTCACTAAGTTTAAGTTGTAAAAAAAATCTTCGGACTTACCCATATACGCCAATGCTTCACAATAACGTAAATGGGCGTGAGTGTACATAAGTCCAATTTCCCTTCCAAAGTAACTGGCTGTTTCTGCTCTTTTGAATTCAAGGTTAATTCCATCTGAATAAAGAATGGGTGCATCGAATAAACGAACTCCATCTGGACCAGTTAGGAATTTTTTAATGAGTGTTAAATGAAACTCTGCCTCTTTGGAATCCAACACTTCCGCTAATATTCCATAAATCATGGGAAGGATACTATATCGGATTCCGGTTTTTGTATCACTCGGGTGTAAAAAAAATTTTTGGGAATTTATATCATCAAAGTATCGTAAACCGGTAAGGGTTTCCTCCGCCATACAATGTTCTTTGATATTTTGTTTGATGGTCTCTAGTTCTTTTTGGTAAAATTCCACTTTATGTTTATCATCGGTTTGCTTGTAAATTCGGACCAGTGCCTGATAGGTAAGCGATTGTAATTCGGCAGTCCAAGTGCTGACTGCATGAGTTCGGAATTTTTCTTTCACTGGTTGTAAGGAATCATTCCAATCCCCATTTCCATAGATAGGAAGGTTTGTGTTTGCCACCAAACGTTTATTTATGAGAGAAATCGTTTTCTCTACCGCATCCAAAATCTTTTTGGGTTCTTTTCTATGAATTCCATTGGTTTTAAGATCAAGGAAGGAAAGATCACCCGTTCGTTCTAAGTAGGTTGAGAGAGCAAGAATGGGCCAATAGACAATGTCTCCATGTGAATCGCTAGCTCGAATCGTTTTGTCACGAGGATAGAGCATAAACCATTGCGGCCAATCACCATCCTCATTTTGTTCTTCAAATACAGTAAGAAGTAGTGTTCTACAAGATTCGAAATCACCCGTGGTAAGTAAATATTCAAAAGCACCTTGGCATACATCTCTCGTTCCCCATCCTCCTCCCGAATACTGTTCGAGTCCTCTTGGATTTAAATAGTGAATGTGTGCATTTTGTTCGAACCAAGGAAGGATTTCTTTGATTTGGTGGAAAACTTCTAATTCCTGGTTTTTAATTTTTCCGATTGGAAGATTCTTTGTATGGGAAAAAACATATGTTAGGTTATCTTTTTTGTTTTTTGGTGTGAGAGAAGGCGTCAAATTTCCTTGGATCGAAAACTGAAGGTTTGATTTTACTTGTATCTGTGCTGTGAGATAGGATTGACCTCTAGATTTCCCATCCAAAAATAAAAGTGAATCATCGGAAACTTTCCATTGACTGAGGTCTTCTCCACAGATTCGGAATCCTTTTCCTTCCAATCTTTGGAATAGGGGAGAATTTGGATTTGGTTGTATATAGATATTGGTTTTATTTTTTGTGATCACAGGCGGGAGTTCTAAAGTTCCGTTATCTCCATCAAGGGCAATGTGAAACGATAAAAGAATCTGTTTCACCTGTGTAGTGTTTGTTGCCATTTGAATTAAAAATTGATGCTCGTTTGTGGCCTCTACCTGGATACGTAAAACTTCTTTTCCTAATAAGTAGATCCACTCCATCTGGCTAGGTTCCATTATCACGAAGGAAGGTGAGTCCAAAAGGGCAAACCCAGAATCCTCTTCTATAAAAATACGAAATCCATAAGAATGGAAAAAGTTTAGATAACTATGGTTACGTGATAGGTATTGGTTGATGCTCGTATGACCTTCTGTAAGTTGGGATAAAAAAATCCCATTAAAATAGCAAGTTCCTGTGAGCGAAGATTCCTCGGGAACTTTGGGAATCCCTGTCCTTAGAATTTGCCCATGAGGTCTGAGACAAAGGGCCTCTTTTTCTTTTGAGACTACATGGGTGGATTTATCTGTAAAAAAAGAAAGAATCTTGCCCGAGGTAGAAAATTCCACTTCTCTCCATTCGTTTGGAAATAGGGCTTTTAAATCAGATTCTGTGGCAGTTTCACCTTTGATTCGTTTTGCGGTAGAAAAAAGACTTTGCGAACTTTGGAAATTTTCAGTTCCCCAATTTGGACTCTCGTTCCAGCCCATTCGAATCTTTTGAATTAGGGTTTGAACTTCAGGAAAGGATATTAGGGTTTTTAGGTCAGCGAATAGGTAACCATAAAAACATGTTTCTTCTGACTCTCCAGGAAGTAATCGGGTTTTTTGTCTTTCAAGACCAATGATCGAATGTTCACCTTGTCTTCGTTTTGCGGGAAGTTTTTTTCTTAAGCCATCTGGATATAAGTCCAATCCATCAGTAACAAAAGATGAAATGGGACTAGTGCTAAACAAAAAAGTGGCTGGGTTTTTTCCTGCTACGGGTTCGTTTTGCCTAGAAAGAATGCCATAACCATATTCCTTTGTGTCGATCGGTTCATGGTGGATGTAATGGCAAACAAAGAATTCGTTTAATCTAGATGCACCATAATCGCAAATTCCTATATCTTGTACATAAACCAAATCATAGTCCAATGTTTCCTTATTATTGTTTGTAATTTGTATTTTGTATCGCCAAACAGGGAGATTTGGATGGAGTTCCAAAGACAAGTTGTAATCCATTCCATGAATTTTTCCTTGGGAAAGATAAAAAGAATCAATAATTTGAAATTGGGAATTTGTATTGGATCCAAGGAGGGGATATAAAACCAATCCGTCATTTGTATGGATTCGTAAAAAAATATTATTTATGTTCGGCTCCATTTCATTTCCAAGATA contains the following coding sequences:
- a CDS encoding P-II family nitrogen regulator, whose product is MKMIIAIIQPHKLEEVKAELTKNEIYRLTVSDVQGYGQQKGKTEVFRGHEYTVNLLRKVRLEIAVNDEFVKPTVDAILKAAKSGDGKIGDGKIFISPLEEVIRIRTGEKGKSAI
- a CDS encoding GH36-type glycosyl hydrolase domain-containing protein, with the protein product MKQSIKNQSELNFQFLSNGNIHSIRFEDLFVNLYLGNEMEPNINNIFLRIHTNDGLVLYPLLGSNTNSQFQIIDSFYLSQGKIHGMDYNLSLELHPNLPVWRYKIQITNNNKETLDYDLVYVQDIGICDYGASRLNEFFVCHYIHHEPIDTKEYGYGILSRQNEPVAGKNPATFLFSTSPISSFVTDGLDLYPDGLRKKLPAKRRQGEHSIIGLERQKTRLLPGESEETCFYGYLFADLKTLISFPEVQTLIQKIRMGWNESPNWGTENFQSSQSLFSTAKRIKGETATESDLKALFPNEWREVEFSTSGKILSFFTDKSTHVVSKEKEALCLRPHGQILRTGIPKVPEESSLTGTCYFNGIFLSQLTEGHTSINQYLSRNHSYLNFFHSYGFRIFIEEDSGFALLDSPSFVIMEPSQMEWIYLLGKEVLRIQVEATNEHQFLIQMATNTTQVKQILLSFHIALDGDNGTLELPPVITKNKTNIYIQPNPNSPLFQRLEGKGFRICGEDLSQWKVSDDSLLFLDGKSRGQSYLTAQIQVKSNLQFSIQGNLTPSLTPKNKKDNLTYVFSHTKNLPIGKIKNQELEVFHQIKEILPWFEQNAHIHYLNPRGLEQYSGGGWGTRDVCQGAFEYLLTTGDFESCRTLLLTVFEEQNEDGDWPQWFMLYPRDKTIRASDSHGDIVYWPILALSTYLERTGDLSFLDLKTNGIHRKEPKKILDAVEKTISLINKRLVANTNLPIYGNGDWNDSLQPVKEKFRTHAVSTWTAELQSLTYQALVRIYKQTDDKHKVEFYQKELETIKQNIKEHCMAEETLTGLRYFDDINSQKFFLHPSDTKTGIRYSILPMIYGILAEVLDSKEAEFHLTLIKKFLTGPDGVRLFDAPILYSDGINLEFKRAETASYFGREIGLMYTHAHLRYCEALAYMGKSEDFFYNLNLVNPIGIQKKVPTSNHRQSNCYYSSSDGLFFDRYEAKEKYKDLLAGKIPLEGGWRVYSSGPGIYIKLVYECLFGIRVFFDALEIDPILPKGLDGFEWDVRFLEKDLKIIYHVESENASMESVEMNGKPVPFQRKENHYRRGGIRVKFRDFELNLKNDHNHLILTLR